The following proteins are co-located in the Gordonia polyisoprenivorans genome:
- a CDS encoding HNH endonuclease: MTDTLKLCTKCQQSQPVDNLHRNASKADGRQAQCKSCKASSDRRWRAENIDHDRERKRTWYQDNREHCTAYNQTWHAANREHRSDYDRERRRERPELGWEKDYRHRCGIYGIAPVIQPFTKAELTAAWGNRCVECNAPDWQLDHITPVAAGGEHSITNCRPLCGECNRTKLITTDRRSIAEYRATQQCLATRQ, translated from the coding sequence GTGACCGACACGCTGAAGCTCTGCACCAAGTGCCAGCAGTCGCAGCCTGTCGACAACTTACATCGCAACGCATCCAAGGCTGACGGTCGGCAGGCTCAATGCAAGTCTTGCAAGGCGTCGAGTGACCGACGTTGGCGTGCAGAGAACATCGACCACGACCGAGAGCGCAAGCGGACTTGGTACCAGGACAACCGAGAACATTGCACCGCGTACAACCAAACTTGGCACGCTGCCAATCGCGAGCATCGCAGCGACTACGACCGAGAGCGACGCCGAGAACGGCCCGAGCTCGGTTGGGAGAAGGATTATCGACACCGATGCGGCATCTATGGCATCGCGCCGGTCATCCAGCCATTCACCAAGGCCGAGTTGACAGCAGCATGGGGCAATCGGTGCGTCGAATGCAATGCGCCTGATTGGCAGCTCGACCACATCACCCCCGTTGCCGCTGGTGGCGAGCATTCGATCACGAACTGCCGACCTTTGTGTGGCGAATGCAACAGGACGAAGTTGATAACTACTGACCGCCGATCAATAGCCGAATATCGAGCGACACAGCAATGCCTTGCAACAAGACAATAA
- a CDS encoding helix-turn-helix domain-containing protein codes for MTSIVSEDFDALTWMSAYACHGPKTVRVLLALWSHVDNTTCRAHPSLETLAAESGISRRNVIKQLNSAVEDGWITVVEKGYRGRATEYRLTLPAPLPWIASEDKSDHRDNCRCRSCFTCRCAWCREHGQTDARADAVEAKKCQDAENRVTNSTGKGDEFDQYGDEFAECSDASVTPTSLRTSLTNFSQENFSLSGSACADPPKIKDEDDLARRGEKTKRGYPLHVDFVGNAATLAKAGRLGIDHDEALRAFHGYMNEHDHETSRNWGGTLSAFMSSVVEDLDSEHYERFWCDDDPDNYFPSEDVDAEVQLDAEDDHCEVCGCTMTLRADLDDGAHLGCRPALTTSSCK; via the coding sequence GTGACTTCAATTGTATCAGAAGATTTCGACGCGCTGACGTGGATGAGTGCCTACGCGTGCCACGGACCGAAGACTGTTCGCGTGCTGCTCGCGCTATGGTCGCACGTCGACAACACGACATGTCGAGCACATCCGAGCCTCGAAACGCTCGCCGCTGAATCCGGCATCTCTCGACGCAACGTGATCAAGCAACTGAACTCGGCCGTCGAGGATGGATGGATCACGGTCGTCGAGAAGGGGTATCGGGGCCGCGCGACCGAGTATCGCCTCACCCTGCCCGCCCCGTTGCCCTGGATCGCGAGCGAAGACAAGTCTGACCATCGCGACAACTGCAGGTGTCGGTCGTGCTTCACTTGCCGGTGCGCCTGGTGTCGCGAACACGGGCAGACGGATGCGCGGGCCGACGCCGTCGAGGCTAAAAAATGTCAGGACGCAGAAAATAGGGTGACGAATTCGACGGGAAAGGGTGACGAATTCGACCAATACGGTGACGAATTCGCCGAATGCAGTGACGCCAGTGTCACACCAACTTCTCTTAGAACTTCTCTTACCAACTTCTCTCAAGAGAACTTCTCTCTTTCTGGATCGGCTTGCGCCGATCCGCCGAAGATCAAAGACGAAGATGATCTTGCTCGACGTGGCGAGAAGACCAAGCGGGGTTATCCGCTCCATGTCGACTTCGTTGGCAACGCTGCCACGCTCGCCAAGGCCGGACGTCTGGGGATCGACCACGACGAGGCTCTGCGCGCCTTCCATGGCTACATGAACGAGCACGACCACGAGACGTCGCGGAACTGGGGCGGTACCTTGTCGGCATTTATGTCGTCGGTTGTCGAGGACTTGGACAGTGAGCACTACGAACGCTTTTGGTGCGACGACGATCCTGACAACTACTTCCCCAGTGAAGATGTCGACGCCGAGGTGCAGCTCGACGCCGAGGATGACCACTGCGAAGTCTGCGGCTGCACCATGACACTGCGGGCCGATCTTGACGACGGCGCTCATCTCGGTTGCCGCCCTGCCTTAACCACCTCGTCTTGCAAGTAG
- a CDS encoding phage major capsid protein, translating to MSMNRAGNLGALKPDEVAGLIIEPALSASIFAQAANQISFNSANLRIPRVADGSAAWTSEGAEIGVSDATISEVVAPAKAIKALTFLSNELVADGNPNTLELIGNAAARQIAAELDKAAFANTTTNGPVGVESVAGLAYDENTDLTNLDDIQLAVAAIQSNGYNPSVLVTTPEIYAELSILKTGTGSNVPLLQTDATQGVGRNANGLTVLVSAKVTPGTLYVWDTTQVILGVRQDAELVVSDDAAFSSDRKAIRAVARFAVAFPAPKAVARLSAPVGSV from the coding sequence ATGTCTATGAATCGAGCAGGGAACCTTGGGGCACTAAAACCCGATGAGGTTGCCGGACTTATTATTGAGCCTGCATTGTCGGCGAGTATCTTCGCGCAAGCTGCCAATCAGATTTCTTTCAACTCGGCGAATTTGCGTATTCCACGCGTCGCTGATGGAAGTGCAGCCTGGACTAGCGAAGGCGCCGAGATTGGCGTTAGTGACGCCACCATCTCCGAGGTTGTCGCCCCGGCAAAGGCAATTAAAGCGCTCACATTCTTGTCCAATGAACTAGTCGCTGACGGCAACCCAAACACGCTCGAGCTGATCGGTAATGCAGCAGCTCGCCAGATTGCCGCCGAGCTCGATAAGGCCGCATTCGCGAACACGACCACGAACGGTCCCGTTGGTGTGGAGTCGGTCGCCGGGCTTGCGTACGACGAAAACACCGACCTGACGAACTTGGATGATATTCAGCTCGCGGTTGCTGCTATTCAGAGCAACGGATACAACCCCAGTGTCTTGGTGACCACGCCCGAGATTTACGCCGAGCTGTCGATCCTCAAGACCGGCACCGGGTCGAATGTGCCGCTTTTGCAGACGGATGCGACGCAGGGTGTGGGACGCAACGCCAACGGTTTGACTGTGTTGGTCTCAGCGAAGGTGACGCCGGGGACTTTGTACGTCTGGGATACCACTCAAGTGATCCTTGGCGTGCGTCAAGATGCCGAGCTTGTCGTCAGCGATGATGCGGCCTTCTCCAGTGACCGCAAGGCAATTCGTGCTGTGGCCCGCTTCGCGGTGGCCTTCCCCGCGCCGAAGGCGGTCGCACGGCTGTCAGCCCCGGTTGGCTCGGTCTGA
- a CDS encoding tyrosine-type recombinase/integrase — protein MARTAGTFGTTEQLKSGQWRARYRHGGKRWTAPEPFATEDLARGYLASVRYAIDTDTWVPPHKSEPARPDRPRAVPTFKDFAEEWVTKRLNGEVGSRPMRQTTAADYRLLLGRALYPTFGRRSLDTITPENVTAWYRRRLELKRPADTASAYSLMKTIMKYAIRCEHISVTPCQLDGAGTKTPKHTPVILTPDEVTHLADEVGDRFRFAVILGAWCALRFGEIAALKRRDIDVKNLTISVERGAIRVTGERVKASATKTRAGVRTVAIPPHVADEVRRHLARIPDGPDALLFASATDPGVPIAASTFYRKWNPARKAVGQPTVKFHDLRHTGATMAGRAGASIAELQARLGHTTPNAAMRYQHATRARDRALADAISAMVASPPKLSVVESA, from the coding sequence ATGGCACGTACGGCGGGCACCTTCGGTACTACCGAGCAGCTGAAATCGGGGCAATGGCGGGCCCGGTATCGGCACGGCGGGAAGCGATGGACCGCCCCCGAACCGTTCGCCACCGAGGACTTGGCGCGCGGCTATCTGGCTTCGGTCCGGTACGCCATCGACACCGATACTTGGGTGCCTCCGCACAAGTCCGAACCCGCACGCCCCGACCGACCACGTGCTGTGCCAACGTTCAAAGACTTCGCCGAGGAGTGGGTGACCAAGCGACTCAATGGGGAAGTGGGCAGCCGACCGATGCGCCAGACAACGGCAGCCGATTACCGTCTACTACTCGGGCGAGCGCTCTACCCAACCTTCGGTCGCCGGTCCCTGGACACTATTACCCCAGAGAACGTGACCGCGTGGTATCGCCGTCGGCTCGAGTTGAAGCGGCCCGCAGATACCGCGTCGGCGTACAGCCTCATGAAAACAATCATGAAGTACGCAATTCGGTGCGAACACATCTCGGTCACCCCGTGCCAGTTAGACGGGGCGGGTACGAAGACGCCGAAACACACACCCGTGATCCTCACCCCCGACGAAGTGACGCACCTTGCCGACGAAGTGGGCGACCGATTCCGATTCGCCGTGATCCTCGGCGCATGGTGCGCACTACGGTTCGGAGAGATAGCAGCACTCAAACGCCGAGACATCGACGTCAAGAACCTGACGATCTCAGTCGAACGTGGGGCGATCCGCGTCACGGGCGAACGCGTCAAAGCATCGGCAACAAAAACACGGGCCGGGGTGCGTACGGTTGCGATACCCCCACACGTCGCCGACGAGGTACGCCGACACCTTGCCCGGATTCCCGACGGACCCGATGCCCTGCTGTTCGCCTCGGCCACCGATCCCGGCGTGCCGATCGCAGCCTCGACGTTCTATCGCAAATGGAACCCCGCCCGAAAGGCGGTCGGGCAACCAACAGTCAAGTTCCATGACCTGCGTCATACCGGAGCCACCATGGCGGGCCGCGCGGGTGCATCCATCGCAGAACTGCAAGCTCGGCTTGGCCACACCACGCCGAATGCTGCAATGCGCTACCAGCACGCAACACGGGCTCGCGACAGGGCACTCGCTGACGCAATCAGCGCCATGGTCGCATCGCCACCGAAGCTGAGCGTGGTGGAGTCGGCGTAG
- a CDS encoding YfaP family protein, whose protein sequence is MPSVHVRTRRSRAGRAAIAVLTVIIGLTTACSVSGTPVAAGPAIDGFVTGVTAINDSGGSSSTVSGTLGAGQSAGPTLRLPDNVTAINGGSVLQNTTSSKPITSMRIALEAKHNGKATGKPAPGYTELKLGSATATASVVMTLAQQLPSEDFAFYFAGVDASGVQGPMVRQEVKALKVGTGAVQVSTSWTVDSDLDLILVEPSGDKIYFNNKTSSSGGTLDLDSNADCDIDGKNNENITYPQAPSGTYTVYVNLYSSCGTPATDYVVTVSVGGQQPRTFTGTFTGPGLRTADTSDIREVTTFQVG, encoded by the coding sequence ATGCCTTCTGTACACGTTCGCACCCGTCGGTCACGGGCCGGCCGGGCCGCGATCGCCGTCCTGACCGTCATCATCGGCCTCACGACCGCCTGTTCGGTCAGCGGCACACCCGTCGCGGCAGGTCCCGCGATCGACGGCTTCGTCACCGGCGTGACCGCGATCAACGACTCCGGCGGGTCGTCGTCAACGGTGTCGGGGACACTAGGCGCAGGGCAGTCGGCAGGACCGACTCTGCGGTTGCCCGACAACGTCACAGCGATCAACGGCGGTAGCGTCCTCCAGAACACCACGTCGTCGAAGCCCATCACCTCCATGCGAATAGCGTTGGAGGCCAAGCACAATGGCAAGGCGACCGGCAAACCGGCACCCGGATACACCGAGCTGAAGCTGGGGTCGGCGACGGCAACCGCCTCGGTGGTGATGACGTTGGCCCAGCAACTGCCGTCGGAGGATTTCGCCTTCTACTTCGCGGGCGTCGACGCATCGGGGGTGCAGGGTCCGATGGTGCGTCAGGAGGTCAAGGCACTCAAGGTCGGGACCGGCGCGGTACAGGTCAGCACGTCATGGACCGTCGACAGCGACCTCGATCTCATCCTCGTCGAGCCGTCGGGCGACAAGATCTACTTCAACAACAAGACGTCCTCGTCGGGCGGCACTCTGGATCTCGACTCCAACGCCGACTGCGACATCGACGGAAAGAACAACGAGAACATCACCTACCCGCAGGCACCCTCCGGCACCTACACCGTGTACGTGAATCTGTATTCGTCGTGTGGAACGCCGGCAACCGATTACGTGGTGACGGTGAGCGTGGGCGGTCAACAACCACGCACCTTCACCGGGACGTTCACCGGCCCGGGGTTGCGTACCGCCGACACCTCCGATATCCGTGAGGTGACCACTTTCCAGGTGGGCTGA
- a CDS encoding protein kinase domain-containing protein produces MNAGNSGMVAGYHLIGPIRTDALGQVYIADRPGPSGRVLMRLLAVDPNAPGFRPRFAAQAHVVQGLVHPGLGGLLQYGEESGRTWFTSRFVDGHVLTTDRRADSEALGIAGQVADVLDHAHRRGIVHGDLGPGEILLPTAAGPGTAGGSVAVLDVGTLALSGRPILNPLSGSPEYTAPEVIAGQPAGPASDQYSLACLLCQMLTGTTPFAASSPTEVVSGHLHRQAPPISALRPDLAPLDVAFGYALDKDPARRYPDCRAFVGTVATLAARAAAQHQPSAPDSPPSSFRERAHSAAPETIAPVATPTPAAHSRPVDTSTERSSEKPEQAPVQQLPVPDRMAGPHPSSSATAPPTHAMTPDSPAPDAPTDAEPSVDVDARPTVVPTETGSSPPGVSEPPTDSQSRQTITPDTPIPTGAPMAPGSFGDSPTSMGAESPTSSSAPGSGTPPPTGTAHLGSPDTLPPMDLPADPPGRGARLRRRVLVSALGLAAAAVIAVIAVAATWFVVGREPSLTQVTTSSISTGNNATCAIRDAQLYCWGSNTNGVLGTGTTTDSNIPVKVNGLGKVTSVDVGWTSACAIADGALYCWGSNAQGQLGNGTTDARLNPTKVASLHNVTSVTVGADVTLVGDAITSDTTTCAVADGGTYCWGANHDGQIGDGTTTDRPTPTRVKNIADVVSATTNSAQTCAVTRPGDVYCWGSNERGQLGDGTLDNRVTPVRIGGLAHVTDIATSVNSTCAVSDGSVWCWGNNTYEQTGDADRRTTRVPTKVAGLTDVSSVALGSQTTCAVAGGAAYCWGINSDNSINSDPRGYFATPAKITGIDSTVTDVTTESSVSCARTDHQTFCWGSNSDGQLGLGSTGYVNGPTEVSF; encoded by the coding sequence GTGAACGCGGGCAATTCGGGGATGGTCGCCGGGTATCACCTGATCGGTCCCATCCGCACCGATGCACTCGGGCAGGTCTACATCGCCGACCGTCCCGGCCCGTCCGGACGTGTGCTGATGCGACTGCTGGCCGTCGACCCGAATGCCCCCGGTTTCCGGCCCCGTTTCGCCGCGCAGGCGCATGTGGTGCAAGGACTGGTCCACCCCGGCCTCGGCGGACTCCTGCAGTACGGCGAGGAGTCCGGCCGGACCTGGTTCACCAGCCGCTTCGTCGACGGCCACGTGCTGACCACGGACCGGCGCGCCGACTCCGAGGCCCTTGGCATCGCCGGGCAGGTCGCCGATGTCCTCGACCACGCGCATCGCCGCGGGATCGTCCACGGCGACCTCGGGCCGGGCGAGATCCTGCTCCCCACCGCCGCCGGGCCGGGTACGGCAGGTGGATCGGTGGCCGTCCTCGACGTCGGCACGCTGGCGCTTTCCGGTCGCCCGATCCTGAATCCCCTGTCGGGGTCACCGGAGTACACCGCGCCCGAGGTCATCGCGGGTCAGCCGGCCGGTCCCGCGTCCGACCAATACTCGCTGGCCTGCCTGCTGTGTCAGATGCTTACCGGCACAACACCTTTCGCCGCTTCGTCGCCGACCGAGGTCGTGAGCGGCCACCTGCACCGGCAGGCACCGCCGATCAGCGCGCTGCGTCCCGATCTCGCCCCACTCGACGTGGCGTTCGGCTACGCACTCGACAAGGACCCGGCTCGGCGCTATCCGGACTGCCGGGCGTTCGTCGGAACGGTCGCAACACTCGCCGCGCGGGCCGCTGCGCAGCACCAGCCGTCTGCACCCGACTCACCGCCGTCGTCGTTCCGCGAGCGCGCCCACTCGGCTGCGCCGGAAACAATTGCGCCCGTGGCCACGCCGACGCCCGCGGCGCACTCCCGGCCCGTCGACACCTCGACGGAGAGGTCATCAGAGAAGCCGGAGCAGGCGCCTGTGCAGCAACTGCCCGTGCCCGACCGGATGGCTGGACCACACCCGTCCTCGTCGGCGACGGCCCCCCCGACACACGCCATGACGCCGGACTCCCCCGCTCCGGATGCCCCGACGGATGCCGAGCCCTCGGTCGACGTGGACGCGCGGCCGACGGTCGTGCCGACCGAAACGGGCTCGTCGCCTCCAGGTGTCAGTGAGCCCCCAACGGATTCCCAGTCGCGTCAGACCATCACACCCGACACACCGATACCGACCGGGGCACCTATGGCACCGGGCTCATTCGGCGACTCGCCCACGTCGATGGGTGCCGAATCACCGACCAGCTCGTCGGCGCCGGGCTCGGGCACACCGCCACCGACAGGGACCGCACACCTCGGTTCGCCGGACACCCTGCCACCGATGGACCTCCCGGCTGACCCACCGGGTCGAGGCGCAAGACTCCGTCGCCGCGTGCTCGTGTCCGCGCTGGGACTCGCTGCCGCCGCGGTGATCGCAGTGATCGCGGTCGCCGCAACGTGGTTCGTCGTCGGTCGCGAACCCTCGCTCACACAGGTGACCACCTCGTCGATCTCCACCGGCAACAATGCGACCTGCGCAATCCGGGATGCACAATTGTACTGCTGGGGGTCCAACACCAATGGCGTCCTCGGCACCGGGACCACCACGGACTCAAACATCCCAGTCAAGGTCAATGGTCTGGGCAAGGTGACGAGCGTCGACGTCGGGTGGACCTCCGCCTGCGCCATCGCCGACGGCGCACTCTATTGCTGGGGTAGCAACGCCCAGGGACAACTCGGCAACGGCACCACCGACGCTCGTCTCAACCCGACCAAGGTGGCCTCGTTGCACAACGTGACATCGGTGACCGTGGGCGCCGACGTCACGCTCGTCGGAGACGCCATCACCTCCGACACCACCACCTGCGCCGTCGCCGACGGCGGAACCTACTGCTGGGGAGCCAATCACGACGGTCAGATCGGTGACGGCACCACCACGGATCGACCCACTCCCACCAGGGTGAAGAACATCGCCGATGTGGTGTCGGCGACCACCAACTCGGCGCAGACATGCGCGGTGACCCGTCCCGGTGATGTCTACTGTTGGGGCTCGAATGAGCGTGGTCAGCTCGGCGACGGCACCCTCGACAACCGCGTCACGCCCGTACGAATCGGCGGCCTGGCACATGTCACCGACATCGCCACCTCGGTCAACTCCACCTGCGCCGTCAGCGACGGATCAGTGTGGTGCTGGGGAAACAACACCTACGAGCAAACCGGCGATGCCGATCGTCGTACCACCCGTGTCCCCACCAAGGTCGCTGGTCTGACCGACGTCTCATCGGTTGCGCTCGGCTCGCAGACCACATGTGCGGTGGCAGGCGGTGCCGCCTACTGCTGGGGGATCAACTCGGACAACTCGATCAACTCCGATCCCCGCGGGTACTTCGCCACTCCCGCCAAGATCACCGGCATCGACAGCACCGTCACCGACGTCACGACCGAGTCCTCGGTCAGCTGCGCACGTACGGATCACCAGACGTTCTGTTGGGGCTCCAACAGCGATGGCCAGCTCGGCCTCGGGTCGACCGGCTACGTCAACGGCCCGACGGAGGTCTCCTTTTGA
- a CDS encoding protein kinase domain-containing protein, translated as MAQLDAGSTFAGYQVLAKLGAGGMGQVYLVEHPHLLRREAMKVISVNVADNTEFQQRFINEARTVASLNHPGIVAIHHYGVEDDSPWFTMTYLDGKDLTAGGLSDQEIGVVALRTGEALDYAHRHQVIHRDIKPANIIVTREADGAIEQVVLLDFGIAKLADSTSMTATQAFIGTLAYAAPEMIDAEPAGPFSDQYALGCSVYELLTGAAPFEAPTPSAMMAALLSKPAPPLSSRRPDLAALDPVFERALAKDPTQRFRDCQSFARALAGVLAGSTGGPASAIASWGTTDPVGGSSELLSADAATVESHQRRRRRSRTVWLSALAALVVAVVAVVATVATVGRTDSTPPAATAPTFTDVSTSVFNSCTVYERAAYCWGQNDDGQLGDGTTTNRTTPTKVVGLTDVTAISVGDSATCAVASKKAYCWGSTDKILTPKEIPGLTNVTDIATNSFSTCAIADSFLYCWGSNSQGQLGDGTTTARTAPTKVEALSSVTQISVTDDSTCALANSRAYCWGKNASGQLGDGTTAAMRTTPVEVKNLRYTASISAGSDWGKGSACARRADYTAFCWGDNRSGQIGDGTTTNRLVPTQILADTASIVTEGGATCAITRSRTLKCWGADRNNYQDVTTPTDVRGIDGVTAVSVWNDNTCAIAHDKLFCWGPNSEGQIGDGTTQSRKVPTQVNVRR; from the coding sequence GTGGCACAACTCGACGCGGGCAGCACCTTTGCCGGATATCAGGTCCTCGCCAAGCTCGGCGCGGGCGGCATGGGCCAGGTGTATCTGGTCGAACACCCGCACCTACTCCGACGTGAAGCAATGAAGGTCATCTCGGTCAACGTCGCCGACAACACCGAATTCCAGCAACGGTTCATCAATGAAGCACGGACCGTGGCCTCGTTGAATCATCCGGGAATCGTCGCGATCCACCACTACGGCGTCGAGGACGATTCGCCGTGGTTCACCATGACCTATCTCGACGGCAAGGACCTGACCGCCGGAGGGCTATCGGATCAGGAGATCGGAGTCGTCGCCCTGCGTACCGGCGAGGCGCTCGACTACGCCCACCGCCACCAAGTGATCCACCGCGACATCAAGCCGGCCAACATCATCGTCACCCGTGAGGCGGACGGGGCGATCGAACAGGTGGTACTACTCGACTTCGGCATCGCCAAGCTCGCCGATTCGACGTCGATGACCGCCACCCAGGCATTCATCGGCACCCTGGCCTACGCCGCCCCCGAGATGATCGACGCCGAACCCGCCGGCCCGTTCAGCGACCAGTACGCGCTGGGATGTAGCGTCTACGAATTACTCACCGGTGCTGCGCCTTTCGAAGCTCCGACGCCTTCGGCAATGATGGCCGCGCTGTTGTCGAAGCCGGCGCCACCGCTGAGCTCACGACGGCCCGACCTCGCCGCCCTCGACCCGGTGTTCGAGCGCGCTCTCGCCAAAGACCCGACTCAACGGTTCCGCGATTGCCAGTCCTTCGCCCGCGCACTCGCCGGAGTTCTCGCCGGATCTACTGGCGGTCCGGCATCGGCGATCGCCTCCTGGGGAACCACCGATCCGGTCGGCGGATCGAGTGAACTCCTCTCCGCAGACGCAGCGACCGTGGAGTCGCATCAACGCAGACGACGCCGCAGTCGCACGGTGTGGTTGTCGGCGCTGGCCGCCCTCGTGGTTGCCGTCGTAGCCGTCGTCGCCACAGTGGCGACCGTCGGCCGCACCGACTCGACGCCGCCCGCAGCCACCGCCCCGACGTTCACCGACGTCAGCACGTCCGTGTTCAATTCGTGCACAGTGTACGAGCGCGCCGCCTACTGCTGGGGGCAGAACGACGACGGTCAACTCGGTGACGGAACCACCACCAACCGCACCACACCCACGAAGGTCGTTGGACTCACCGATGTCACCGCTATCTCCGTCGGCGACTCCGCGACCTGTGCGGTCGCCTCGAAGAAGGCCTACTGCTGGGGGTCGACCGACAAGATCCTCACACCGAAGGAGATTCCGGGACTGACAAACGTCACCGACATCGCCACCAACTCCTTCTCAACCTGCGCGATCGCCGACAGCTTCCTCTATTGCTGGGGATCGAACTCCCAGGGCCAGCTTGGTGATGGGACGACCACCGCTCGCACGGCGCCCACCAAGGTCGAAGCCCTGTCGTCGGTAACCCAGATCTCGGTCACCGACGACTCCACATGCGCGCTGGCCAACAGCCGCGCCTACTGCTGGGGAAAGAATGCGAGCGGACAACTCGGCGATGGCACCACCGCCGCGATGCGCACCACGCCCGTCGAGGTCAAGAACCTTCGGTATACGGCGTCGATCAGCGCTGGAAGCGATTGGGGCAAAGGCTCGGCCTGTGCACGGCGCGCCGACTACACCGCGTTCTGCTGGGGAGACAATCGCTCCGGTCAGATCGGCGACGGGACGACCACCAATCGATTGGTGCCCACCCAGATCCTTGCAGACACCGCCTCCATTGTGACCGAGGGCGGAGCCACGTGTGCCATCACACGTTCCCGCACCCTGAAGTGCTGGGGCGCGGACCGCAACAATTATCAGGACGTGACCACCCCCACTGATGTACGCGGTATTGACGGAGTAACCGCGGTGAGCGTCTGGAACGACAACACCTGCGCGATCGCGCACGACAAGCTCTTCTGTTGGGGCCCTAACTCCGAGGGCCAGATCGGCGACGGAACAACCCAGAGCAGGAAGGTACCGACTCAGGTGAACGTCCGGCGGTGA